One genomic window of Methanosalsum zhilinae DSM 4017 includes the following:
- a CDS encoding OBG GTPase family GTP-binding protein: protein MSIHDEIKAVEDEIRDTPYNKATSHHIGKLKAKLARLRDELEKRASSKSGGEGYSVKKSGDSTVALVGFPSVGKSTLLNKLTGANSEVGAYEFTTLDVIPGILEHKHATIQILDVPGLVRGAASGRGRGKEVISVVRNSDLVVFLLDIFQLHHRDVLLKELYDAGIRVDEKAPDVVIKKADRGGISINSTVDLDMSEDLIKDIMGEYKIHNGHVLIRDKITVDQLIDSVMDNRVYIPSITVVNKVDMADRMIVEDARNEYPESILISAESETNLGQVKDAIFRSLDFVRVYLKPQGEPADMDEPLIISRGSTVGDVCDKLHRDFRDKFRYSQVWGDSAKHPGQRAGLDHQLYDEDILTLIIQK from the coding sequence ATGAGCATTCATGATGAGATTAAAGCGGTGGAAGATGAGATCAGGGATACACCCTACAATAAGGCAACCTCCCACCATATAGGCAAACTGAAGGCAAAGCTTGCACGCCTGAGAGATGAACTTGAGAAGCGTGCGTCTTCAAAATCTGGTGGCGAGGGTTACTCGGTAAAAAAATCCGGAGATTCTACAGTGGCCCTTGTAGGTTTTCCTTCAGTTGGTAAATCCACTCTGCTCAACAAGCTTACAGGTGCCAATTCAGAGGTGGGTGCATATGAGTTTACAACGCTGGATGTGATACCTGGTATACTTGAACATAAACACGCAACAATACAGATACTGGATGTTCCTGGTCTTGTCAGAGGTGCTGCCAGTGGCAGAGGCCGTGGAAAGGAGGTAATTTCTGTTGTCAGGAATTCTGACCTTGTTGTTTTCCTGCTGGATATTTTCCAGCTGCACCACAGGGATGTCCTGTTAAAGGAACTGTATGATGCAGGCATCAGAGTTGATGAGAAAGCACCTGACGTTGTCATAAAGAAGGCTGACAGGGGTGGTATATCAATTAACAGTACCGTTGACCTTGATATGTCTGAAGACCTGATAAAGGATATCATGGGCGAGTATAAGATTCATAATGGACATGTACTGATCAGGGACAAGATAACAGTTGATCAGCTCATTGATTCAGTTATGGATAATCGTGTTTATATCCCCTCCATCACAGTGGTCAACAAGGTGGATATGGCAGACAGGATGATTGTGGAGGATGCCAGGAACGAATATCCTGAATCTATCCTGATATCTGCTGAGAGTGAGACCAATCTTGGACAGGTCAAGGATGCAATATTTCGTTCCCTGGATTTTGTAAGGGTATATCTAAAACCACAGGGAGAACCTGCAGATATGGATGAGCCGCTTATTATCAGCCGTGGATCTACTGTGGGGGATGTCTGTGATAAGCTGCACCGCGATTTCAGGGATAAGTTCAGATATTCACAGGTATGGGGAGATTCTGCAAAACACCCAGGCCAGCGTGCAGGACTTGACCATCAGTTGTATGATGAAGATATACTGACCCTGATCATCCAGAAATGA